The Blastocatellia bacterium genome includes a window with the following:
- a CDS encoding ABC transporter permease gives MLQDLRYSVRMLMKRPGFTAMAVLTLALGVGATTAIFSVVYATLFESLPYPKPEQLVMVWSQVNQGRNSVSAGDYLEWKRRSTSFQYLEAWSGATFNVATAERPEQIQAALMTPGFFRMTGTPMWLGRDFLPEEGEAGKDHVVIMTHRMWSQYFGADQGIIGQQIRMNGEPYTVIGVAPPGMRDRQPSQFMLPLAFRPEQINHQAHSLLVMGRLKEGVSLQQANAEMQAISRQLAEELPQTNANWAASVEPLQNNFIPEKTIKNLWLLLGAVAFLLLIGCVNIANLLLARGTTRQREVAIRAALGATRARIFGQFLTESLVLAIIGGALGVYLGGVIINGIVAIMPPQMLPSEADVRVSVPVLLFTLFASLFAGLLSGCAPAWQASRLDLNEVIKQGGRTGAGVAGRGVRRVLVVVEFALALTLLAGGGLALRSFWNLTRLDLGVRTDHVLTFFLPVPQGRFRQAERISPYYRQLLEKIESVPGVETATVMTGAPLRGTGINRVFRIAGAPPIDPGARQSVGLQMVTSGYFETFGIGLVKGRHFTEEDTAASQRVAMVNETFANRYLPDADPLTQRIVLSQTIPGNPQGGSEGEWQIVGVFHDTRGGEGLRGDDAPVIYVPFWQSPWLRASIAVRTAGDPERITSSLAAAIQSVDPDLPLAGVKTLNQLLSESLAFDRFAMVLYGSFAALALLLAAIGIYGVMAFAVAQRTHEFGIRMALGAGGRQILLLVLREGVALALLGLGLGLGGAYLVGRAMQSTLYGVMALDIVAFSAVAAVLLASAALACYFPARRASRVDPMVALRDE, from the coding sequence ATGCTGCAAGACCTACGCTACAGCGTGCGCATGCTGATGAAGAGGCCGGGCTTTACGGCGATGGCGGTGCTGACGCTGGCCCTTGGGGTCGGCGCGACCACCGCCATTTTCAGTGTGGTCTATGCCACGCTGTTCGAATCCCTGCCCTATCCGAAACCTGAGCAACTGGTGATGGTCTGGTCGCAGGTCAACCAGGGACGCAACTCCGTCTCAGCAGGCGATTACCTGGAGTGGAAGCGACGCAGCACGTCTTTTCAGTACCTGGAAGCCTGGAGCGGCGCCACCTTCAATGTCGCGACGGCCGAACGCCCCGAGCAAATCCAGGCGGCGCTGATGACGCCGGGGTTCTTTCGCATGACCGGGACGCCGATGTGGCTGGGGCGCGATTTCTTGCCGGAAGAAGGCGAGGCCGGCAAAGACCACGTCGTCATTATGACGCACCGCATGTGGAGCCAGTACTTTGGCGCTGACCAGGGGATCATCGGCCAACAGATTCGCATGAATGGTGAGCCTTACACGGTCATTGGCGTCGCGCCGCCCGGCATGCGGGATCGGCAGCCGTCGCAGTTCATGCTGCCGCTGGCCTTCAGACCTGAGCAGATCAACCACCAGGCCCACTCGCTCCTGGTGATGGGCCGCTTGAAAGAAGGCGTCTCCCTTCAACAAGCCAACGCCGAGATGCAGGCGATCAGCCGACAACTCGCCGAAGAGCTGCCGCAGACGAACGCCAATTGGGCGGCCAGCGTCGAGCCTCTGCAAAACAATTTCATACCGGAGAAGACGATCAAGAACCTCTGGCTGCTGCTGGGCGCGGTCGCATTCCTGCTGTTGATCGGCTGCGTCAACATCGCCAACCTGCTGCTGGCACGCGGCACGACGCGCCAGCGCGAGGTGGCGATCCGCGCCGCCCTCGGCGCGACGCGCGCCCGGATATTCGGTCAGTTCCTCACCGAAAGCCTGGTGTTGGCGATCATCGGCGGCGCGCTCGGCGTCTACCTCGGCGGGGTAATCATTAACGGGATTGTCGCCATCATGCCGCCGCAGATGCTGCCTTCTGAGGCCGATGTCCGTGTCAGCGTCCCTGTATTGCTGTTCACGCTCTTTGCCAGTCTGTTCGCCGGTTTGCTATCGGGCTGCGCGCCGGCCTGGCAGGCGAGCCGCCTCGACCTCAACGAAGTAATCAAGCAGGGCGGGCGCACGGGGGCGGGCGTCGCGGGGCGCGGCGTGCGGCGCGTACTGGTCGTCGTCGAATTCGCCCTGGCGCTCACCTTGCTTGCCGGCGGCGGCCTGGCGCTGCGCAGCTTCTGGAATCTGACGCGCCTTGATCTCGGCGTCCGCACCGACCACGTCCTCACTTTCTTTCTGCCTGTGCCGCAGGGCCGCTTCCGGCAAGCCGAGCGCATCAGCCCGTATTACCGGCAACTGCTCGAAAAGATCGAGTCGGTTCCCGGCGTCGAGACGGCGACGGTGATGACCGGCGCGCCTTTGCGCGGCACGGGAATCAACAGAGTCTTTCGCATTGCCGGCGCCCCGCCCATTGATCCGGGCGCGCGGCAGAGCGTCGGGCTTCAGATGGTCACGTCCGGATACTTCGAAACCTTCGGCATCGGCCTCGTCAAAGGGCGGCACTTCACTGAAGAGGACACCGCCGCCAGCCAACGCGTGGCGATGGTGAATGAAACCTTCGCCAATCGATATCTTCCGGATGCCGACCCGCTGACGCAGCGCATCGTACTGAGCCAGACGATACCGGGCAATCCGCAAGGCGGCTCGGAAGGCGAATGGCAGATTGTCGGCGTCTTCCATGACACGCGCGGTGGCGAAGGGCTTCGCGGCGACGACGCCCCGGTGATTTATGTGCCGTTCTGGCAAAGCCCCTGGCTGCGGGCTTCCATCGCGGTGCGGACGGCAGGCGACCCGGAGCGCATCACGAGTAGCCTTGCCGCGGCGATCCAATCGGTCGATCCCGACCTGCCGCTGGCCGGCGTCAAGACCCTGAATCAACTGTTGAGTGAATCGCTGGCGTTCGACCGCTTCGCTATGGTGCTGTATGGCAGCTTCGCGGCGCTGGCTTTACTGCTTGCCGCCATCGGCATCTATGGCGTGATGGCTTTCGCCGTCGCCCAGCGCACACATGAATTTGGCATCCGCATGGCGTTGGGCGCTGGCGGCAGGCAGATTTTGCTCCTGGTTTTGCGAGAGGGCGTGGCCCTGGCGCTGCTCGGACTCGGCCTCGGGCTGGGAGGCGCTTATCTGGTGGGCCGCGCCATGCAATCGACGTTGTATGGCGTGATGGCTTTGGACATCGTGGCGTTCAGCGCGGTCGCAGCCGTATTGCTGGCTAGCGCCGCGCTGGCTTGCTATTTCCCCGCACGGCGCGCCAGCCGCGTTGACCCGATGGTCGCCTTGCGCGACGAATAG
- a CDS encoding ABC transporter permease: protein MNTLLNDLRYGTRVLRKRPGFAAVVIMTLALGIGANTAIFSVINAVLLRSLPYPQPERLVVLFETSKEVPTMAVPFPDYLDWRARQTVFEDVAARMPVGGILTGEGEPERLVGRMVTASFFSTLGVRPRLGRFFNEAEDQPGGERVIVIGYDLWQRRFGGDENVIGHALRYNNESWTVIGVMPANFDFYGTANPNNDFCMPIGQMAAVEYMRDRTSHTVTAIGRLRSGVRLEQADAEMQTIAAQLGEAHPESNAGTGVGLRSFLDDYVGDVRPALLIIMAAVALVLLIACVNVANLLLARAASRRKEITVRLALGASRWRIIRQLLTESLVLALIGGALGVLLAGWGIDLLLKFHPDALPRLEQVSIDPRVLGFTLFVTLITGVIFGLAPALQATRIDLHDALKEGGRTASFGAGGKRLRAALVVTEIALALVLLVSAALLLVSFKRLMQVDPGFDPKNVLTIRLRLPDAKYPEAAQTNGFLREVMSRVSALPGVARVCVTTGFPLGPQSEYVYWVEGQPEPPRQQDWPAAIMQSASEGYHDALGIGLLAGRMLTERDGASSPLVVLVDEAFVARHFPNGDFSSALGHRLRFGGEPGRWYEIVGVVRHVRAETLEEEGRASVYRPWQQISPKWLANRSRAMDLVIKTTVPPEGLVAAIRQEVQAVDRDQPLANVRTLGLLYDEQLAPHRFSLELLGLFAGVAMLLAMIGIYGVMSYAVTQRTREIGIRMALGAARRDIFKQVVGQALLLTAGGVVTGLLAAAVLTRLMASLLFSVKAIHWPTFLLTALLLTVVALLASYLPARRATRVDPMVALRYE, encoded by the coding sequence ATGAATACCTTGTTAAACGATCTGCGCTACGGCACACGAGTGCTGCGCAAGCGGCCAGGCTTCGCGGCGGTGGTCATCATGACATTGGCGTTAGGCATCGGTGCTAACACGGCGATCTTTTCCGTCATCAACGCCGTGCTGCTGCGGTCGTTGCCGTACCCGCAACCCGAGCGGCTGGTCGTGCTGTTCGAGACCTCTAAAGAAGTGCCGACGATGGCCGTCCCCTTTCCCGACTACCTCGACTGGCGGGCGCGGCAGACGGTCTTCGAAGATGTCGCGGCGCGCATGCCTGTGGGCGGCATCTTGACCGGCGAGGGCGAGCCCGAACGCCTCGTCGGGCGGATGGTGACGGCGAGCTTCTTTTCGACGCTCGGCGTCCGCCCGCGCCTCGGGCGCTTCTTCAACGAAGCCGAAGACCAGCCCGGCGGCGAGCGCGTCATCGTCATCGGCTACGACCTGTGGCAGCGACGCTTCGGCGGCGATGAGAATGTCATCGGCCACGCGCTGCGCTACAACAACGAGAGCTGGACGGTCATCGGCGTGATGCCCGCGAACTTTGATTTCTACGGCACGGCGAATCCGAACAACGACTTCTGCATGCCAATCGGGCAGATGGCTGCGGTCGAGTATATGCGCGACCGCACCTCGCACACGGTGACGGCCATCGGGCGACTGCGCTCAGGCGTCCGTCTAGAGCAAGCCGACGCCGAGATGCAAACCATCGCCGCGCAGCTCGGCGAAGCTCACCCCGAATCGAACGCCGGCACAGGCGTCGGCCTGCGCTCATTCCTTGATGATTATGTCGGCGATGTGCGGCCCGCGCTGCTCATCATCATGGCCGCCGTCGCCCTGGTGCTGCTGATCGCCTGCGTCAATGTCGCCAACCTCTTGCTGGCGCGCGCCGCCTCGCGTCGAAAGGAGATCACCGTCCGTTTGGCGCTGGGCGCTTCGCGCTGGCGCATCATCCGCCAGTTGCTCACCGAAAGCCTCGTGCTCGCCTTGATAGGCGGCGCGCTCGGCGTGCTGCTGGCCGGTTGGGGCATTGACCTCTTGTTGAAGTTTCACCCCGACGCCCTGCCGCGACTCGAACAGGTGAGCATTGATCCGCGCGTCCTCGGCTTCACCTTGTTTGTGACTTTGATTACGGGAGTAATCTTCGGCCTCGCGCCGGCCTTGCAGGCGACCCGGATCGACCTGCACGACGCGCTCAAAGAAGGCGGGCGCACGGCATCTTTCGGCGCGGGCGGCAAGCGGCTGCGTGCGGCGCTCGTCGTCACAGAGATCGCCCTGGCGCTCGTCCTGCTCGTCAGCGCTGCCCTGTTGCTGGTCAGCTTCAAGCGACTGATGCAAGTAGACCCCGGCTTTGACCCGAAGAACGTGCTGACGATCAGACTGCGGCTGCCCGACGCGAAGTACCCCGAGGCGGCGCAGACGAACGGCTTTCTCAGAGAGGTGATGAGCCGCGTCTCGGCGCTGCCCGGCGTCGCGCGCGTCTGCGTCACGACCGGCTTCCCGCTGGGGCCGCAGAGCGAGTATGTCTATTGGGTCGAAGGGCAACCCGAGCCGCCGCGGCAGCAGGACTGGCCGGCGGCCATCATGCAATCGGCGAGCGAAGGCTATCACGATGCGCTGGGCATCGGGCTGCTCGCCGGGCGCATGCTCACCGAGCGCGACGGCGCTTCGTCACCGCTGGTCGTGCTGGTGGACGAAGCCTTTGTCGCCAGACATTTTCCGAACGGGGATTTCAGCAGCGCACTCGGCCATCGGTTGCGCTTCGGCGGCGAGCCGGGGCGGTGGTACGAGATCGTCGGCGTCGTGCGCCACGTCCGCGCCGAGACGCTTGAAGAAGAAGGCCGCGCCAGCGTCTACAGGCCCTGGCAGCAGATCTCGCCGAAATGGCTGGCCAATCGCAGCCGCGCGATGGATTTAGTAATCAAGACTACCGTTCCGCCGGAGGGCCTGGTGGCGGCGATTCGGCAGGAGGTGCAGGCCGTTGACCGCGACCAGCCGCTGGCTAACGTGCGGACGCTCGGGTTGCTCTACGACGAGCAACTGGCGCCGCACCGCTTCAGCCTGGAGCTGCTCGGCTTGTTTGCGGGCGTGGCGATGCTGCTGGCGATGATCGGCATCTATGGCGTGATGAGCTATGCGGTGACGCAGCGGACGCGCGAGATCGGCATCCGCATGGCGTTAGGCGCGGCGCGGCGCGACATCTTCAAGCAGGTGGTCGGCCAGGCGCTGCTGCTGACGGCGGGCGGAGTCGTCACCGGCTTGCTGGCCGCCGCCGTGTTGACGCGCTTGATGGCCAGCTTGCTTTTTAGCGTCAAGGCGATTCACTGGCCGACGTTCCTGCTGACCGCGCTGCTGCTCACTGTCGTCGCGCTGCTGGCCAGCTACCTGCCGGCGCGCCGCGCCACCCGCGTAGACCCGATGGTGGCGCTGCGCTACGAATAG